A window of candidate division KSB1 bacterium contains these coding sequences:
- the gatB gene encoding Asp-tRNA(Asn)/Glu-tRNA(Gln) amidotransferase subunit GatB codes for MTFDHSKYLPVIGLEIHVQLLTASKLFCQCSTQFGALPNSNVCPICLGLPGTLPMVNRSAVALAIKLGLATHCQIAQHSRFVRKSYFYPDLPKGYQISQFDAPIGWKGYIEFEHQGSRQKIGIARIHLEEDAGKLIHDEDWVPKRESLIDFNRCGVPLVEIVTEPEIHSAQQAVFCFSAVRQLVRYLEISDGNLEEGRMRCDANISVQRPGSAQSGQKTEIKNLNSIHALRQALEFEINRQMKLLENGGSISNETLLWDARTRTAIPMRRKEASHDYRYFPEPDLLPFSIDRTEIETIQKQMPELPLARRDRFIAQYHLDRSRAERLTADKVLADYFEQVALLVSDHHLLSRWMLEFVSPAIQHISNVKDVPITSHALAELLSLLTERKVNDLSAREIFKRMLTTGRPAREILIEHSLSQIADSDYLAEIVRYVLQRNPEAVAQFHAGKTKLWGFFMGQIMEQTGHRADPQLVSELLRKVLLSQ; via the coding sequence ATGACATTTGACCATTCCAAATACCTGCCAGTGATTGGGCTTGAAATTCATGTCCAACTGCTCACTGCCTCAAAGTTGTTCTGTCAGTGCAGTACCCAATTTGGGGCTCTACCCAATTCCAACGTCTGCCCCATCTGTCTGGGATTGCCTGGAACGCTTCCGATGGTGAACCGCTCAGCAGTGGCCCTGGCGATCAAATTGGGGTTGGCAACCCATTGCCAGATTGCTCAGCATTCTCGATTCGTTCGGAAAAGTTACTTTTATCCAGATCTGCCAAAAGGCTATCAGATCTCCCAATTCGATGCCCCGATAGGTTGGAAAGGTTACATCGAATTTGAGCACCAAGGCTCGCGGCAAAAAATTGGAATCGCGCGTATCCATCTTGAAGAAGATGCTGGCAAATTGATCCATGATGAAGATTGGGTACCGAAACGCGAGAGCCTGATCGATTTCAATCGCTGCGGAGTGCCGCTTGTCGAAATCGTCACCGAACCAGAAATCCATTCTGCGCAACAAGCAGTATTCTGCTTTTCCGCAGTGCGACAGCTTGTGCGCTATTTAGAGATCAGCGATGGCAATTTGGAAGAAGGCAGAATGCGCTGCGACGCCAATATCTCGGTGCAGCGCCCAGGCTCTGCTCAATCGGGGCAAAAGACCGAAATAAAAAATCTCAACTCTATTCATGCGCTGCGCCAGGCCCTGGAATTTGAGATCAACCGGCAAATGAAGCTGCTTGAAAATGGCGGCAGCATTAGCAACGAGACTTTACTCTGGGACGCCCGAACCCGCACGGCCATCCCCATGCGTCGCAAAGAAGCGTCCCATGATTATCGGTATTTCCCAGAGCCAGATTTGCTCCCATTCTCGATAGACCGAACTGAGATCGAAACGATCCAGAAACAAATGCCCGAATTGCCCCTCGCCCGTCGCGATCGCTTCATCGCCCAGTATCATCTAGATCGATCGCGGGCAGAGCGACTCACCGCAGACAAAGTCCTGGCCGATTATTTTGAACAGGTCGCCCTACTGGTATCGGATCATCACTTATTGAGCCGTTGGATGCTCGAGTTCGTCTCACCGGCGATCCAACATATCTCGAATGTAAAAGATGTGCCGATCACCAGCCATGCACTGGCAGAGTTGCTGAGTTTGCTGACCGAACGAAAGGTGAATGACCTCTCGGCTCGCGAAATTTTCAAACGGATGCTAACCACTGGCCGTCCTGCAAGGGAGATCCTCATTGAGCACAGCCTCAGCCAGATTGCCGATAGCGACTATTTGGCGGAAATCGTCAGGTATGTGCTCCAGCGCAACCCCGAAGCGGTAGCTCAATTCCACGCTGGAAAAACCAAATTGTGGGGCTTCTTCATGGGACAAATAATGGAACAGACCGGGCATCGCGCCGATCCGCAACTGGTCAGTGAATTGCTTCGAAAAGTATTATTGAGCCAGTGA